Proteins encoded in a region of the Triticum dicoccoides isolate Atlit2015 ecotype Zavitan chromosome 3A, WEW_v2.0, whole genome shotgun sequence genome:
- the LOC119272178 gene encoding probable DNA replication complex GINS protein PSF3 has product MPCYYDVADILMEEELISVVFQVTANGVGLLDPGAERNSVEKGAKVDLPFWLAHGMLSLEQAVSINVPPCFTQKTRKEIQADAACVDLRVRCPYFYELGCKIVPLVGDKSIGQFLRYAFASRYKEILSKAHSSSTMTVPKFTTRLTKEEAQVFESARESMSAFRKWRVGGARLQKASILGRKRKTKLPDGPSTP; this is encoded by the exons ATGCCTTGTTACTACGACGTTGCCGACATCCTCATGGAGGAGGAG CTTATTTCGGTTGTTTTCCAAGTAACTGCAAATGGCGTCGGTCTGCTAGATCCTGGTGCCGAGAGAAACAGT GTTGAAAAGGGTGCTAAAGTAGACCTTCCATTTTGGCTTGCGCATGGAATGCTGTCTCTGGAACAAGCGGTGTCAATAAATGTACCTCCTTGCTTCACCCAGAA AACTCGGAAGGAGATCCAAGCTGATGCAGCCTGTGTTGATTTGAGGGTTCGGTGCCCTTACTTTTATGAGCTTGGATGCAAGATTGTTCCTCT GGTGGGTGACAAGAGCATTGGCCAGTTCTTGCGCTACGCGTTCGCCAGTAGGTACAAGGAGATACTAAGCAAGGCACACAGCTCTTCGACGATGACAGTGCCCAAGTTCACAACACGCCTTACAAAAGAAGAAGCTCAAG TGTTTGAATCTGCTAGGGAGTCGATGtccgccttcaggaagtggcgcgtcGGGGGTGCGAGGTTGCAGAAGGCGTCCATTCTTGGAAGGAAGAGGAAGACAAAGCTGCCTGACGGGCCTTCGACGCCCTGA